The Deltaproteobacteria bacterium genome window below encodes:
- a CDS encoding serine/threonine protein kinase yields MDPAPEHDAAASGAELLARLHDLRRDDDDHDTALMLAKAREALLGRASSPTRIGRFTLLGRLGRGGMGTVYDAYDPDLDRRVAVKVLRAGSDASVQRLLDEGRALARLGHPHVVAVYEVGFAAGELWVAMERVLGPNLRTWMHALGQPRPWREVVDVLLQTGGGLAAAHAAGVRHGDVKPDNVIVADDGRTRVVDFGVARIEADGAIASDGGEGSPLHSRGGGTPAYLAPEQREGGPVTLRADQYAFAVMAFEALHLRRPEGAAPSWRPGVPRRVRRVIERALSLRPEERFGDMEALLVALRRARRGPVPAFAVVVLGVLACVVAWAAVRAPADPCPSRPDALAPAWSQERRDTLREHYLALSLSAPEFDRVAARLDVWSEAWLRQDIAACRADDARAPGALGERRRGCLADRRRELGALVDELAVASATTLLEAPAAIAALEQPARCGEPQWLASASVGAAPAEGDDDALAQALAHAAALRHLGSYRAAVDAARLARARAEPDDARAQVQLLHELGLASYLAGERGAGEAWLREAVWRALSLGADESLAAAACDYLPMAAMVPDATASLPTYRELATAATARAGGSAMQRLRLQQALASAAMLREELPAALEHLREAEALQAELPELDALERARLEHRMGTVLRGLGEPQRAEALLQSALERERSELGDDHPMFARTLAQLGVLWLEQGRMAQAGEALRRALAIREQRLGDHDDTADALHEYGTFLASTGDFEAAVATHRRAIDMLVRLGFDAGHDVARAWIGLGNAYYQSERPALARDAYQTAIAALEQVGDGDGMDAADAHGNLGGALLELGDLAGVREHNARARAIVLARNGPDADGLTTLDLNAAIVALELGELDEARRGLDDVIARLQATGATDTRLPHALWARGRLARAHGDADARARLEAARAVAQAHGTASLLADVDRELDALAADHATAGATR; encoded by the coding sequence ATGGACCCGGCGCCTGAGCACGACGCGGCTGCGTCGGGCGCCGAGTTGCTCGCGCGACTGCACGACCTGCGCCGCGACGACGACGATCACGACACCGCGTTGATGCTCGCGAAGGCCCGCGAGGCGCTGCTCGGCCGCGCGAGCAGCCCCACGCGGATCGGTCGCTTCACGCTGCTCGGTCGACTCGGGCGTGGCGGCATGGGCACCGTCTACGACGCCTACGACCCCGACCTCGATCGCCGCGTCGCGGTCAAGGTACTGCGTGCGGGCAGCGACGCCTCGGTGCAGCGGCTGCTCGATGAGGGCCGCGCGCTGGCGCGGCTCGGTCACCCGCACGTGGTCGCGGTCTACGAGGTCGGCTTCGCGGCCGGCGAGCTGTGGGTCGCGATGGAGCGCGTGCTCGGGCCCAACCTGCGCACGTGGATGCACGCGCTCGGACAGCCGCGGCCGTGGCGGGAGGTCGTCGACGTGTTGCTGCAGACCGGCGGCGGGCTCGCGGCGGCCCACGCCGCCGGTGTGCGGCATGGCGACGTGAAGCCCGACAACGTCATCGTCGCCGACGACGGGCGCACGCGCGTGGTCGACTTCGGGGTGGCGCGCATCGAGGCCGACGGCGCAATCGCGTCGGACGGTGGCGAGGGGTCGCCGCTGCACAGCCGTGGTGGCGGCACGCCGGCGTACCTGGCCCCGGAGCAGCGGGAAGGCGGGCCGGTGACACTGCGCGCCGATCAGTACGCGTTCGCGGTGATGGCCTTCGAGGCGCTGCACCTGCGACGGCCCGAGGGCGCCGCGCCGAGCTGGCGTCCGGGTGTGCCGCGGCGCGTGCGTCGAGTGATCGAGCGCGCGCTGTCGCTGCGCCCCGAGGAGCGCTTCGGCGACATGGAGGCGCTGTTGGTGGCGCTGCGACGGGCGCGGCGCGGTCCGGTGCCGGCGTTCGCGGTGGTGGTGTTGGGCGTGCTCGCCTGCGTCGTGGCGTGGGCGGCCGTGCGTGCGCCGGCCGATCCGTGCCCGTCGCGACCCGACGCGCTGGCGCCGGCGTGGTCGCAGGAGCGCCGCGACACGCTGCGCGAGCACTACCTCGCGCTGTCGTTGTCGGCGCCGGAGTTCGATCGCGTGGCCGCGCGCCTCGATGTCTGGTCCGAAGCGTGGCTGCGGCAGGACATCGCCGCCTGCCGTGCCGACGACGCGCGCGCCCCCGGTGCGCTCGGCGAGCGCCGTCGCGGCTGTCTCGCCGACCGACGCCGCGAGCTGGGCGCGCTGGTCGACGAGCTGGCGGTCGCGTCGGCCACGACCCTGCTGGAGGCGCCCGCCGCGATCGCGGCGCTCGAGCAGCCTGCGCGCTGCGGCGAGCCGCAGTGGCTCGCGAGCGCGAGCGTCGGCGCTGCGCCGGCCGAAGGCGACGACGATGCGCTCGCGCAGGCGCTGGCCCACGCCGCCGCGCTGCGCCACCTGGGCAGCTATCGCGCGGCCGTGGACGCGGCCCGGCTGGCGCGTGCGCGCGCCGAGCCCGATGACGCCCGCGCGCAGGTGCAGCTGCTGCACGAGCTCGGGCTCGCCAGCTACCTCGCCGGAGAGCGCGGCGCCGGCGAGGCGTGGCTGCGCGAGGCGGTGTGGCGCGCGCTCTCGCTGGGCGCCGACGAGTCGCTCGCGGCCGCTGCGTGCGACTACTTGCCGATGGCCGCGATGGTGCCCGACGCGACCGCGTCGCTGCCGACCTACCGCGAGCTGGCCACCGCTGCGACCGCGCGGGCGGGAGGCTCGGCGATGCAGCGGCTGCGGCTGCAGCAGGCGCTGGCCTCGGCCGCGATGCTGCGCGAGGAGCTGCCGGCGGCCCTCGAGCACCTGCGCGAGGCCGAGGCGTTGCAGGCCGAGCTACCCGAGCTCGACGCGCTCGAGCGCGCGCGGCTCGAGCACCGCATGGGCACGGTGCTGCGCGGGCTCGGCGAGCCGCAGCGCGCCGAGGCACTGCTGCAGTCCGCGCTGGAGCGCGAGCGTTCCGAGTTGGGCGACGACCACCCGATGTTCGCCCGCACGCTCGCGCAGCTCGGCGTACTGTGGCTCGAGCAGGGACGCATGGCGCAGGCCGGCGAGGCACTGCGGCGCGCGCTGGCGATCCGCGAGCAGCGACTCGGCGATCACGACGACACCGCCGATGCGCTGCACGAGTACGGCACCTTTCTCGCCTCGACGGGCGACTTCGAGGCCGCAGTCGCGACCCATCGCCGCGCGATCGACATGCTCGTGCGGCTCGGGTTCGACGCCGGCCACGACGTCGCACGGGCGTGGATTGGCCTCGGCAACGCGTACTACCAGAGCGAGCGACCCGCGCTGGCCCGCGACGCCTACCAGACCGCCATCGCCGCGTTGGAGCAGGTCGGCGACGGTGATGGCATGGACGCGGCGGACGCCCACGGCAACCTCGGCGGGGCGCTGCTCGAGCTCGGCGACCTCGCGGGCGTGCGCGAACACAACGCCCGCGCGCGCGCGATCGTGCTGGCGCGGAACGGCCCCGACGCCGACGGGCTCACGACGCTCGACCTGAACGCGGCCATCGTCGCGCTCGAGCTCGGCGAGCTCGACGAGGCCCGGCGTGGACTCGACGACGTGATCGCGCGGCTGCAGGCCACGGGCGCCACCGATACCCGCTTGCCCCACGCGCTGTGGGCCCGCGGCCGGCTCGCCCGCGCCCATGGCGACGCCGACGCGCGCGCCCGTCTCGAGGCAGCTCGGGCGGTGGCGCAGGCCCACGGCACCGCGTCGCTGCTCGCCGACGTCGACCGAGAGCTCGACGCGCTCGCGGCAGACCATGCCACCGCCGGCGCGACGCGGTGA
- a CDS encoding sigma-70 family RNA polymerase sigma factor translates to MDDDAALLQAWRDGDGDAGDALLGRHFKGVVRFFRSKLGDDVDDIVQQTFADVVRARDRVATGGFRAYLMTVARHRLIDHLRRKARGPEIDPGADSVQSLGTSVSQRLVRDEQERLLLQAMRRMPLDAQIALELAYWEGMNSVEIATVLGVGASTIRSRLTRARESLRRALEDSTAPPSLVTESLQRLDAFAASYEGGVDDGPGA, encoded by the coding sequence GTGGACGACGACGCCGCGCTGCTGCAGGCCTGGCGCGACGGCGATGGCGACGCCGGCGATGCGCTGCTCGGACGGCACTTCAAGGGCGTGGTGCGGTTCTTCCGCAGCAAGCTCGGGGACGACGTCGACGACATCGTGCAGCAGACCTTCGCCGACGTGGTGCGGGCCCGCGATCGCGTGGCGACGGGGGGCTTTCGGGCCTACCTGATGACGGTCGCGCGCCACCGCCTCATCGATCACCTGCGCCGCAAGGCGCGGGGTCCGGAGATCGATCCCGGCGCCGACTCGGTGCAGAGCCTGGGTACGTCGGTCAGCCAGCGCCTGGTGCGGGACGAGCAGGAGCGGCTGCTGCTGCAGGCGATGCGCCGCATGCCGCTCGACGCACAGATCGCGCTCGAGCTGGCGTACTGGGAGGGCATGAACAGCGTCGAGATCGCCACGGTGCTTGGCGTCGGTGCGAGCACGATCCGCAGCCGACTGACGCGCGCCCGCGAGAGCCTGCGGCGTGCGCTCGAGGACTCGACCGCGCCGCCGTCGTTGGTGACCGAGAGCCTGCAGCGGCTCGATGCGTTCGCGGCCAGCTACGAGGGCGGCGTCGACGATGGACCCGGCGCCTGA
- the rpsG gene encoding 30S ribosomal protein S7, whose translation MSRKKVNRKPRPVTDIRYTDHPTDTNRQVAKFINGVMNDGKKSIAEKIVFGAFEIISERTKDDPIKVFEKAVANTRPRLEVRARRVGGSNYQVPVEVRPERSQALAYRWLIHSSRARPEKTMRERLANEMLDAAQNRGTAVKKREDIHKMAEANKAFAHYRW comes from the coding sequence ATGTCGCGTAAGAAGGTCAACCGCAAGCCGCGTCCGGTCACGGACATCCGCTACACCGATCACCCGACCGACACCAATCGTCAGGTCGCGAAGTTCATCAATGGCGTGATGAACGACGGCAAGAAGTCGATCGCCGAGAAGATCGTGTTCGGCGCGTTCGAGATCATCAGCGAGCGCACCAAGGACGATCCGATCAAGGTCTTCGAGAAGGCCGTGGCGAACACCCGCCCCCGGCTCGAGGTCCGCGCCCGTCGCGTCGGTGGCTCGAACTACCAGGTGCCGGTCGAGGTCCGCCCCGAGCGCAGCCAGGCGCTGGCCTACCGCTGGCTGATCCACAGCTCGCGCGCCCGCCCAGAGAAGACCATGCGCGAGCGTCTCGCCAACGAGATGCTCGACGCCGCGCAGAACCGCGGCACCGCCGTGAAGAAGCGCGAGGACATCCACAAGATGGCCGAGGCCAACAAGGCCTTCGCGCACTACCGCTGGTAG
- a CDS encoding 30S ribosomal protein S12, which produces MPTIQQLVRKGRTQQFAKKTAPALKECPQRRGVCTRVYTVTPKKPNSALRKVARVRLTNGMEVTSYIPGEGHNLQEHSMVLIRGGRVKDLPGVRYHIVRGTLDTTGVSGRRQRRSKYGTKRPK; this is translated from the coding sequence ATGCCCACGATCCAGCAGCTCGTCCGCAAGGGACGCACGCAACAGTTCGCGAAGAAGACCGCGCCGGCGCTGAAGGAGTGCCCGCAACGCCGTGGGGTCTGCACCCGCGTCTACACGGTGACGCCGAAGAAGCCGAACTCCGCGCTGCGCAAGGTCGCACGCGTTCGGCTCACCAACGGCATGGAAGTCACGAGCTACATCCCCGGCGAAGGCCACAACCTGCAGGAGCACTCGATGGTGCTCATCCGCGGTGGCCGAGTGAAGGACCTGCCGGGCGTTCGCTACCACATCGTGCGCGGCACGCTGGACACCACCGGAGTCTCCGGTCGTCGCCAGCGTCGTTCGAAGTACGGCACCAAGCGGCCGAAGTGA
- a CDS encoding zf-TFIIB domain-containing protein, with product MWLPRETRDALVDDAARHAAAKGDVTAQDVVRRQLPSGTFAAAVKYRRCPACAQMMARRNFGGCSGVLVDECRCGTFFDAGELEDVLAFVRSGGLALAKRRADEQRTRELRNAESAALSARASNPGVSTEFAQLDLSFSLAGWLARWIARVLG from the coding sequence GTGTGGCTGCCCCGCGAGACCCGCGACGCGCTCGTCGACGACGCGGCGCGACACGCCGCGGCCAAGGGCGACGTCACCGCGCAGGACGTGGTCCGACGACAGCTCCCGAGCGGCACCTTCGCGGCCGCGGTGAAGTATCGCCGCTGCCCCGCGTGCGCGCAGATGATGGCGCGCCGCAATTTCGGCGGCTGCTCCGGCGTGCTCGTCGACGAGTGTCGCTGCGGCACCTTCTTCGACGCCGGTGAGCTCGAGGATGTGCTCGCGTTCGTGCGCAGCGGTGGCCTCGCGCTGGCCAAGCGCCGCGCCGACGAGCAGCGCACACGCGAGCTTCGCAACGCCGAGAGCGCTGCACTCTCGGCCCGCGCGAGCAACCCCGGGGTCTCGACCGAGTTCGCCCAGCTCGACCTGTCGTTCTCGCTGGCGGGGTGGCTGGCGCGCTGGATCGCTCGGGTGCTGGGCTGA
- a CDS encoding class I SAM-dependent methyltransferase, translating to MVRVAMQRHVALAALLLATAACPRSADTAKPDDGAKDPVGTPPVATVVTPEDFAAVLAMPHRTAENRARDVWRHPAETLAFFGVEPDDTVVELWPGGGWYTEILAPYLANDGKLIVTVFDPAGPTEYYGTAQSQKLLERAKAEAAVFGQLGTATVKQTLEIGPDGKVAKTTIHDFELAPAESVDAVLTFRNSHGWYRNGALPVIYGAAFRALKPGGTLGIEQHRAPAGSDPEQTAKTGYLSEASVIATAEAAGFELVERSEINANPKDTHDHPDGVWSLPPSLSGGDKDRDKFVAIGESDRMTLKFRKPAK from the coding sequence ATCGTCCGCGTCGCCATGCAACGCCACGTCGCCCTCGCCGCTCTCCTGCTCGCCACCGCCGCATGCCCGCGCTCGGCGGACACCGCCAAGCCTGACGACGGCGCAAAGGATCCCGTGGGCACGCCTCCGGTCGCGACCGTCGTCACGCCCGAGGATTTCGCGGCCGTGCTCGCGATGCCACATCGCACCGCGGAGAACCGCGCCCGCGATGTGTGGCGTCACCCCGCCGAGACGCTCGCGTTCTTCGGCGTCGAGCCCGACGACACCGTGGTCGAGCTGTGGCCCGGCGGCGGCTGGTACACCGAGATCCTCGCGCCGTACCTCGCCAACGATGGCAAGCTCATCGTCACGGTCTTCGACCCCGCGGGCCCGACCGAGTACTACGGCACCGCCCAGAGCCAGAAGCTGCTCGAGCGCGCCAAGGCCGAGGCCGCGGTGTTCGGTCAGCTCGGCACCGCGACGGTGAAGCAGACCCTCGAGATCGGCCCCGACGGCAAGGTCGCCAAGACCACCATCCACGACTTCGAGCTCGCGCCGGCCGAGTCGGTCGACGCGGTGCTGACCTTCCGCAACAGCCACGGCTGGTATCGCAATGGCGCGCTGCCGGTCATCTACGGCGCGGCCTTCCGCGCGCTCAAGCCCGGCGGCACCCTGGGCATCGAGCAACACCGCGCGCCGGCGGGCAGCGACCCCGAGCAGACCGCGAAGACCGGCTACCTCTCCGAGGCCAGCGTGATCGCGACCGCCGAGGCGGCGGGATTCGAGCTGGTCGAGCGCAGCGAGATCAACGCCAACCCCAAGGACACCCACGACCACCCCGATGGCGTGTGGAGCCTGCCGCCCAGCCTCTCGGGCGGCGACAAGGATCGCGACAAGTTCGTCGCAATCGGCGAGAGCGATCGGATGACGCTGAAGTTCCGCAAGCCCGCGAAGTGA